TGTAGTTACAGGAGTAACATTAGCATTTATGTTCATAGCATATTTAACTGTCTTAAGTCCTTCATCTATTGTTTTTCTTATTGCTATAGTCAATGTATTTAGCGCCTTATTCACCGCACTCACTGCTACACCTTTCATTATAGCTGTATAATCAGTATTATCACTAGAAGCCCTAGAAGCAACACCAGGGAATTTTCCATCTCTAATCATAGCTCTTAATGCTATAGCACCTGCAATAGTTGCATCTTTAGCCCCAGCTCCAGTCACATCACCATTTTTCTCAACCATAGCTTTCAGTATGTCAGCACCTGTTACTGCTCCTACTGCCTTAGCTGCATCTGCTGCTACCTTTTTTGCATCATGAGTAGTAGAGCCAATTCCAGAATTAGTACCAGAATCATCAAATAACTTTCCTGCTTCATCATTAGCACTCTTGCCAACTCTCTCTTCAACATTACCACTAGCTTTTTTACCGTCCCCAGCATTATGTTTTCCTTCATTATTTTTAAGCACTATATCTACTATACTCTTAATGCCATTTACCAAACTAACAATATCTCCAGCAGCACCACCTTTCTCCTGAATAGCAACATTACCAATAAATTCACTACCACCAGTACCCTTCAAAGCCTCATTTGCACCCTCAATGATCCTATCAAGTTTAGCCTTAATTAGTTCGTCTACTTTTGTTTTAACAGCCTCTGCATTAGGATTATCTTTGGCTTTCATATTATCAACAATTGTATTAAGCTTATCCTTAGTGTCTTTTACGGCATTATGAATATTCTTAAAGTAATCTGCAACATCAGACTTTTTAGCAGTATCAGGCTTAAAAGCTAAAACACCACCAAGTGAATCCCCAAAAGAAGTGAAGACAGATAAGAAGTCATTACCTAAACTAGCAAGTGAGGACAAGAAGTTATTTCTTTCCCCAAGTTCTTCTATTCCATTATTACAAGAAAGGAATAGAGAGATAAATAATATTGCACAAATATTTTTTAATCTAATATTTTTAATATTTATTTTCATATATTACGTGCCTCCTTTTCCCTATCCTTTAAATAAAGAGACTAAATACAAAAAAAGGGAAACAACTCGCACATAGAGCAATGTCCCCCTCAAATGACTTTATTATTTAATTTACTTATCTTTTATGATTTATTTAACAACAGTAACAGCTTCACTAATTATAGGAGCAGCCTCAGAACTAATGTTCATTGCTTCTTTAACTGTCTTAAGCCCCTTATCAATTGTTTTCCTTATTGCCATAGTCAAAGTATCTAATACCTTAGTTACTGCACTTACTGCTGCTCCCTTAACTACATCAACAGCCTCAAGTGTAGCAGAATGACTAGTATTAGCAAATTTACCACCCTTAGCCATTGCTCTTAATACAATGGCTCCTGCTATAATCGCATCATTTTTATTATCCAACCCATTATTAATCTGAGCATTATTGGACTTACTCTTAGCTAACGCAGCAGCATCACCATTATCTTTAATCATAGCTTGTAATATGTCAGCACCTGTTACTGCTCCAACAGCTTTTGTTGCTGCATCGGCTGCGGCCTTCTTTGCATTGTCAGCAGCAGCACCAGCATTGTCAGTAGAAAATAATTTACCTGCTTCACCATCAGTACCATTTCTTGCTTCAAGAGTTTCAGCCTTTTTGTTATCCCCAGCAATAGGATCACCTCTATCTTTAAGTACTACACCTACAATTGACTTAATTCCATTTACCAGGCTATTAACCCCATCTCCAGCAGCACCTTTAGCATTTCCACTTGCACCACCAGGAGCAACATTACCAATTAGTTCACTAGCATCAACACCTTTTAAAGCCTCACTAACAGTCTCAGCTCCTTTAATTATCTTATCAAGTGTATTAGTCACTAAGTTATTTACAGCAGTCTCTGTTCCAGAAAGATTAGGATTACCTTCTTTTTTCATGTTCTCAACAATTGTATTAAGCTTACCTTTAATTCCTTCTACAGTTTCTTTTACTTTTTTAAAATAATCTCCAACCTTACACTTTGTAGTAGTCTTATCAAAAGCTAAAACACCACCAAGTGAATCCCCAAAAGAAGTGAAGATAGATAAGAAGTCATTACCTAAATTAGCAAGTGAGGATAAGAATTGATTTTTCTTCTCAAGGTCTTCCATTCCATTATTACAAGAAAGGAATAAAGAGATAAATAATGTTGCACAAATATTTCTTACTTTAATATTTTTAATATTTATTTTCATATATTACGTGCACCCTTTTACTCTATCCTTCAAACAAGTCTATTTAGTTAACGTAAACCTTATTAAATTTTAATTAGTTCTTACCTTAATGTGCTTCACTACTAGTATCTGAATATTATATCATTTCAACAGCTTTTATTAATCTCTCTAGAGTGCTACCTACTGTTTGCCTAATTACTTAGCCTAGTAGTACTAATACCTTAGTCACTGCACTTGTTGTTGAGTGAACATCTTGATCGACAAAAACATCACTGGTTGTCTTTGCCTGTAACACTATATCTTTAATGCCCTATATTAGATTATCAACAGCAATATCTATAGTAACATTACCAAGGATGATTATAAATACTAATAGGCCCCACTAACAGTCTTAGCACTTTGTACTATCTTATCAAGTATTCGATAAAGATATTGCATTTCAACCGCTATTTTCCTAGTACTTATTTTTGTTTATTTTTATTGATTTGATACTACTATAATGTGTTTACCAAGGATATTTTTATTATAAATGGGTTTACTTTTTAACGAAGATTGCATTATCATAATAGTTAGTAGCAAATTCACAAATTAGGAGATTAAATATGAAGAGTACAAAAGAATACCAACACAAATTAATCGTTTTAATATCTACACTAAGTTACATAAATTCAAAATCCAAACAATACACTCAAAGCAACATACTTTATTACTTTAACAACAATATGAAAAAAAATGATCAAAAAGAAGTTAAACTTAAAACACTACAAAGCTATCTTTATAAATTAAGCAAGATATTGGGAGTGACAATCAATTATCACAGACATTTGGGTGTGAACATGGGAACCGAAATTCATTACAAACTTAAATACAATAAAAAAAAATGCTACCGTATAATAAACAAATATTTCAAAGAAAAAAAAGAGGAGAGACACAAAAATCGTGTCAATTCATATTTCAAAAAGAATTACAATAAAAATAGTAGTGTAGAGAAATGGGAGTGTTATAATAATATTAATAATAAAATAGAAGAAAGACAAAAAAACGCAAAATATATAGAAGAACTACAAATAGAAAAATACGCCAAGAAATGTCATTTTAGATCAAATGCTTTCTTATCTATTTTAAACCTAGAAGTAGGAAAATTTTTTAAAATAGAAGCGTTAAAGGCGATTAAAGTAGCCGAAAACAACATACACAGAAAGACTGACAATACTAGAACAATAAGTAAACTAAAATTTAAACAGAAACAATTAAATAAAATATTGGATAAAACAAAGACTAATCTAAAAAATGAAGGGTATGAAAGCAAACAGTTAACAGTACAAATACAAAAAATATATGAAAAATATAAGCACAAACCACACTTTATCATAGAAAATGACAAATACAATGATCTAGCAAAGGAAATAGAAAATCTTAGGAAAATAGTTGAATATACCAAAAAGAATAAAAAAGAAGATAAAAAGAATATTAGAGACAATGTATTTAGCATACTTCTTGAACAATTAAAACACAAAGTGGATATTAGTATTTTAATACCAATATTAAAAAATTATTTAAATGAACAAAACAGATTAGAATATTGCAAAGTAATTAATAAGCATTACTATTACGAGTTATTGAGGACAATAAGTAATAATAAAGATTATTTACGATCAGTAAAATCTGATAAAGTTACCAGTTAAGGATCAGTAATGGAAAATGTATTGGAACGTCTCAAAAAAAAGAAACTAGAGATTAAGGAAAAAAGGAACAAATCCATTTTTTTACATATAGAGAATAATAACAGCAGAACATTATATCATACAAAGGTTATGACAGATTTTTACACATTTGCCATCAATAAAAACCAACAGCATAAATTTTTCATCGCCTTTAGAGGATTATTTGATAGAGAAAAAATAAATGAATTTCATTTGTTTTCTCTAAGAGACAATGATAGATTTTTAGGAATTTTTTATGGATATAGAAAACCAATAAAAAACGTGATTAGAAAATACGAAGAAAATGGTATCATGAAGGCATCCAAGTTTTCTAAAATCTATTACATAGAATTTAGATTTAAAAAAGGTAGCGTGTTTTGTTATCTTATAGGAATTGCTTATTTGCTTAGAAAAGAAAAAGCTAATAAAAAGTACTACAACTCTTTAGTTGAAACATTTTTGAGACTGGAGGAACAAGTATACGATTTTTACAATAAAAAGTTACCAGATGGAGGTCTTATAAATAAATGGATACGAAAAAACCAAAAATAATAACTATTGCATCAATTAAAGGCGGTGTTGGAAAAAGTACAAGTGCTCTTATATTTGCAACTCTTTTGGCAAAAGAATATAAAGTTCTTCTAATCGACATGGATACTCAGGCTTCAGTTACTAGTTATTTTTATGATCAATTAGAAGCCCAAAATTTGGACCTTACAGAACGCAATATTTATGAAGTATTAATTGATAAAATCAATATAAATGCGCCAATTATTAAAATAAGTGATAATTTAAGTTTATTGCCAAGTTATTTAAACTTACATTTTTTTCACAATGACAATATTGCTTTTAAAGAGTTGAGATTCAAACAAAGTTTAAAGTTGTTACATCGTGTGTATGATTATATAATAATTGATACAAGTCCTAGTTTGGATATTATTTTAACCAATGCCTTAGTTTGTAGTCATTATATAATAGTCCCAATGACAGCTGAGCGATGGTCGTTTGAAAGCTTAGAGATATTAGAATTCTTTTTAAGAAAATTAAAGTTTAATATACCCGTTTTTGTTTTGGTAACCCGGTTTAAAAAGAATAATACTCGTAAGAATTTATTGGTCATGATAAAAGAAAAAGTTGATTTTTTGGGAATTGTATCTGAAAGGGAAGATTTAAATAAGAGAATTGCACAAAATGATGCTTTTGATTTGAACAAAGATTATATAAAAGAATATCAGAAGGCTATTTACGAGTTTTTCCGTAGTACGGAAAAAATAAAGGAGATTAATTGTGAATATTAAAATAACCAAACGTGTTATTGAAAATAAACATCAAGATTTAATTAATTTAGAGGATAAAAACAAAATAGCAAAATATTATCTTTCTCTGAAAGAGAGATTAGTATTCAATTTTCAAAAAGAAATACTTAATAAAATAGAGAGTATGAAGATTTTAAAAGAGATAAAAGATAATGAGTATTATAAGTTGGATGGATATAAAAGTTTTGAAGAATTTACTAAAAATTATAGAATTGCTAAAACACAGGCTTATGAATATTTAAAAATAGCAAACGCTATGGAAGCAGGTTTGATCGAGGAACAAGATATTATTGAAAATGGTATCCATGATATTATCCTCTCTTTGAGGAATAAAGAAGGAATAAATATTAGACAATCAAGACAAGCTTTAATAAAACCATTAAAATTGCAACTTAAAAGTCAAGAAAGTTATGATTTTTATAGGCAAGATTTAAACTTTGCAAGTTTCTTAATGGATGAATTATTTAGAAATAAAAAAGATTTGCTTGGAGAATTTATGAAAAAATTTAAAACTTTTAAAGTCTAAGTGTAAAAAGGATTTGTAAATAATTTAGCATATAGAATATATAAGACAGAAAGTTTAGTGATTTAGTTGTTAAACAAGATGTTTATTGAAACAATGGTAGATTTTATTTTACTTCATAAGTAAAGCTTTATAATAGGAAAGATAAAATTATTGATGTAAAAATATTTTATAAGAGGACATGTCCAATTTAGAGGAAAATTTATTTAACTAAGTATAAAGTGATCATTCAATATTATTAGGAAACTAAGGATAGTTGATTTTGTTTTGGATTTATTGTAAGATAATGACCGTTAGTAGTGCTATTCATTTTAGGACTACCTAATTTGTGAATGACATTATAGAGCTTTTAGAGCTTGATTAAGCATTCTAAGAAGAATGTTTGATTAAGCTCTAAAATTTTGTATTTCTATATATTGATTTTTATAGATCAGTATATAGAAATACAAATATAACAAAAGATAAAATGAAAAATATAAGTTGTATCTTAGATTAAGATTTGAAAATATATAGGTTTATAATAAAGAAGAATA
The DNA window shown above is from Borrelia coriaceae and carries:
- a CDS encoding plasmid maintenance protein; the protein is MKSTKEYQHKLIVLISTLSYINSKSKQYTQSNILYYFNNNMKKNDQKEVKLKTLQSYLYKLSKILGVTINYHRHLGVNMGTEIHYKLKYNKKKCYRIINKYFKEKKEERHKNRVNSYFKKNYNKNSSVEKWECYNNINNKIEERQKNAKYIEELQIEKYAKKCHFRSNAFLSILNLEVGKFFKIEALKAIKVAENNIHRKTDNTRTISKLKFKQKQLNKILDKTKTNLKNEGYESKQLTVQIQKIYEKYKHKPHFIIENDKYNDLAKEIENLRKIVEYTKKNKKEDKKNIRDNVFSILLEQLKHKVDISILIPILKNYLNEQNRLEYCKVINKHYYYELLRTISNNKDYLRSVKSDKVTS
- a CDS encoding variable large family protein → MKINIKNIKVRNICATLFISLFLSCNNGMEDLEKKNQFLSSLANLGNDFLSIFTSFGDSLGGVLAFDKTTTKCKVGDYFKKVKETVEGIKGKLNTIVENMKKEGNPNLSGTETAVNNLVTNTLDKIIKGAETVSEALKGVDASELIGNVAPGGASGNAKGAAGDGVNSLVNGIKSIVGVVLKDRGDPIAGDNKKAETLEARNGTDGEAGKLFSTDNAGAAADNAKKAAADAATKAVGAVTGADILQAMIKDNGDAAALAKSKSNNAQINNGLDNKNDAIIAGAIVLRAMAKGGKFANTSHSATLEAVDVVKGAAVSAVTKVLDTLTMAIRKTIDKGLKTVKEAMNISSEAAPIISEAVTVVK
- a CDS encoding DUF226 domain-containing protein; translated protein: MENVLERLKKKKLEIKEKRNKSIFLHIENNNSRTLYHTKVMTDFYTFAINKNQQHKFFIAFRGLFDREKINEFHLFSLRDNDRFLGIFYGYRKPIKNVIRKYEENGIMKASKFSKIYYIEFRFKKGSVFCYLIGIAYLLRKEKANKKYYNSLVETFLRLEEQVYDFYNKKLPDGGLINKWIRKNQK
- a CDS encoding ParA family protein, whose amino-acid sequence is MDTKKPKIITIASIKGGVGKSTSALIFATLLAKEYKVLLIDMDTQASVTSYFYDQLEAQNLDLTERNIYEVLIDKININAPIIKISDNLSLLPSYLNLHFFHNDNIAFKELRFKQSLKLLHRVYDYIIIDTSPSLDIILTNALVCSHYIIVPMTAERWSFESLEILEFFLRKLKFNIPVFVLVTRFKKNNTRKNLLVMIKEKVDFLGIVSEREDLNKRIAQNDAFDLNKDYIKEYQKAIYEFFRSTEKIKEINCEY
- a CDS encoding variable large family protein, producing MKINIKNIRLKNICAILFISLFLSCNNGIEELGERNNFLSSLASLGNDFLSVFTSFGDSLGGVLAFKPDTAKKSDVADYFKNIHNAVKDTKDKLNTIVDNMKAKDNPNAEAVKTKVDELIKAKLDRIIEGANEALKGTGGSEFIGNVAIQEKGGAAGDIVSLVNGIKSIVDIVLKNNEGKHNAGDGKKASGNVEERVGKSANDEAGKLFDDSGTNSGIGSTTHDAKKVAADAAKAVGAVTGADILKAMVEKNGDVTGAGAKDATIAGAIALRAMIRDGKFPGVASRASSDNTDYTAIMKGVAVSAVNKALNTLTIAIRKTIDEGLKTVKYAMNINANVTPVTTESAVTAK
- a CDS encoding chromosome replication/partitioning protein, whose product is MNIKITKRVIENKHQDLINLEDKNKIAKYYLSLKERLVFNFQKEILNKIESMKILKEIKDNEYYKLDGYKSFEEFTKNYRIAKTQAYEYLKIANAMEAGLIEEQDIIENGIHDIILSLRNKEGINIRQSRQALIKPLKLQLKSQESYDFYRQDLNFASFLMDELFRNKKDLLGEFMKKFKTFKV